The following are encoded together in the Robertmurraya sp. FSL R5-0851 genome:
- a CDS encoding MerR family transcriptional regulator, with translation MGEDTSYKSRKVITIGVVSELTGLSERQIRYYEERKLIFPERSERGNRKYSFSDVETLIEIANKREEGVRTYEIRQDMIKKNNLAKDEKLRNKMLRGQINARFGIQKNQ, from the coding sequence ATGGGGGAAGATACATCATATAAAAGTCGAAAAGTCATAACGATTGGTGTAGTAAGTGAATTAACAGGCCTTTCCGAGAGGCAAATCCGTTATTACGAGGAAAGAAAGCTCATATTCCCTGAGCGGTCTGAACGAGGAAACCGAAAGTATTCATTCTCTGATGTAGAAACGCTAATAGAAATCGCAAATAAGCGCGAAGAAGGTGTTCGAACGTACGAAATTAGACAGGATATGATTAAGAAAAATAATTTAGCCAAAGATGAGAAACTCCGTAACAAAATGCTTCGTGGACAAATTAACGCTAGGTTTGGAATTCAAAAAAATCAATAG
- a CDS encoding alpha-glucosidase, giving the protein MKKIWWKEAVAYQIYPRSFQDSNGDGIGDLQGIIQRLDYIKDLGIDVIWICPMYKSPNDDNGYDISDYEDIMEDFGTMLDFDALLAAVHVRGMKLIIDLVPNHTSDEHQWFIESRQSKDNPKRDWYIWRDGKDEAEPNNWESIFGGSAWQYDEQTKQYYMHVFSTKQPDLNWENPEVREAVYSMMNYWLDKGIDGFRIDAISHIKKRPGFPDMPNPENKKYVSSFDMHMNQEGIHEFLAEMQEKTYGKYDVMTVGEANGVSVDEAHLWVGEEEGKMNMVFQFEHLDLWDTDPAKGLDILGLKQVLTRWQKGLEKDGWNALFIENHDKPRIVSTWGNDKEYWYESATSMAAMYFLMQGTPFIYQGQEIGMTNVQFPSIDDYDDVAVKNMYRLKREEGVSHEDIMEIIWATSRDNSRTPMQWSDDHEAGFTTGTPWMKVNPNYKDINVKKQLEDEHSILSFYKRMIQLKKNNDVFTYGKYELLLEEDPQIYVYTRENENDKVVVLSNLTGEAATFAIDGLELKYDQLLLANYEVDSHDNTNGFTIKPFETRVYRLT; this is encoded by the coding sequence ATGAAGAAGATATGGTGGAAGGAAGCTGTGGCCTATCAGATTTATCCAAGAAGCTTCCAGGATTCAAATGGAGATGGAATTGGCGATTTACAGGGAATCATTCAACGACTTGATTATATAAAAGATCTTGGGATTGATGTGATTTGGATTTGTCCTATGTATAAATCACCAAATGACGATAACGGATACGATATATCTGATTACGAAGACATTATGGAAGACTTTGGAACGATGTTGGACTTTGATGCTCTGTTAGCAGCTGTTCATGTTCGTGGAATGAAACTGATTATTGATCTGGTTCCTAATCATACAAGTGATGAGCATCAATGGTTTATCGAATCACGTCAGTCTAAGGACAATCCAAAGCGCGATTGGTATATTTGGCGTGACGGGAAAGATGAAGCAGAGCCAAATAACTGGGAAAGTATTTTCGGAGGTTCTGCTTGGCAATACGATGAACAAACGAAGCAATATTATATGCATGTGTTTTCAACCAAGCAGCCTGACTTGAATTGGGAAAACCCTGAAGTTCGTGAAGCTGTCTATAGTATGATGAACTACTGGTTGGATAAAGGCATAGACGGGTTCCGGATTGATGCGATTAGCCATATTAAGAAGCGTCCAGGATTCCCAGATATGCCAAACCCAGAAAATAAGAAATACGTTTCTTCTTTTGACATGCATATGAATCAGGAGGGAATTCATGAGTTCCTTGCTGAAATGCAAGAAAAGACGTACGGCAAATATGATGTGATGACTGTGGGAGAAGCGAATGGGGTGTCGGTAGACGAAGCGCATCTTTGGGTAGGAGAAGAAGAAGGTAAGATGAACATGGTATTCCAATTTGAGCATCTGGATCTATGGGATACTGATCCTGCCAAAGGTCTTGATATTTTGGGCTTGAAACAAGTGCTCACACGCTGGCAAAAGGGATTAGAAAAGGACGGCTGGAATGCGCTGTTTATTGAAAATCATGATAAGCCGCGAATTGTCTCCACATGGGGGAACGACAAAGAATACTGGTACGAAAGTGCAACAAGCATGGCCGCGATGTATTTCCTCATGCAGGGAACACCATTTATTTATCAAGGTCAGGAAATTGGAATGACCAATGTTCAATTCCCAAGTATTGACGATTACGATGATGTGGCTGTCAAAAATATGTATCGTTTGAAGCGTGAAGAAGGGGTTTCACATGAGGACATTATGGAAATCATTTGGGCCACTTCAAGAGACAATAGCCGTACTCCAATGCAATGGTCGGACGATCACGAAGCGGGATTTACAACAGGAACACCTTGGATGAAGGTGAACCCAAACTATAAAGACATCAATGTGAAAAAGCAGCTAGAAGACGAACACTCTATCCTCTCTTTTTATAAAAGAATGATTCAGCTGAAAAAGAACAATGACGTGTTTACGTACGGTAAATATGAACTTCTATTAGAAGAAGATCCGCAAATTTATGTGTATACACGAGAAAACGAGAACGATAAGGTTGTTGTTCTATCGAATCTAACAGGGGAAGCAGCAACATTTGCTATAGACGGGCTAGAATTAAAATACGATCAGCTGTTATTAGCCAACTACGAGGTAGATTCCCACGACAATACGAACGGATTTACAATCAAGCCGTTCGAAACAAGAGTATATCGTTTGACATAA
- a CDS encoding NAD(P)/FAD-dependent oxidoreductase has protein sequence MVYDCVIVGGGIAGLQCAVQLGRYMYKVLVIDSGDGRSTLCRSYHNVLGYPSGVSGEYLRSIGEKQAKQYGVEFLLEKVEKVEKKKEIFHVTTHHGDEKKAKRLLIATGVMDRIPPIPELYPCLGQSVYICPDCDGYEIKDEKCIVIGSGNVGANAALTLLYWSKKLIYVNHERKEVDEKLLKQLKKENIEYYEQSIEQVQAKDSQFQGVTLIDGTQLVSNHGFVAFGNNEVRSELAAQLGVERMENKHILVDPRSKMTNIKHVWAAGDVVAHSEQVTVAMGDGLQAAIFIHKSLMNES, from the coding sequence GTGGTGTATGATTGCGTGATTGTCGGTGGAGGAATTGCTGGATTACAGTGTGCAGTTCAGTTAGGAAGATATATGTACAAGGTACTTGTTATTGATTCTGGAGATGGCCGGTCTACTCTGTGCCGAAGCTATCATAATGTGCTTGGCTATCCATCGGGTGTGAGCGGGGAGTATTTACGGTCCATTGGTGAGAAACAGGCGAAGCAGTATGGAGTTGAGTTTTTACTAGAAAAAGTTGAAAAGGTGGAGAAGAAAAAAGAGATTTTTCATGTGACCACTCATCATGGGGATGAGAAAAAGGCAAAGAGATTGTTAATTGCAACCGGAGTAATGGACCGGATTCCGCCAATCCCCGAGCTGTACCCATGCCTAGGGCAGAGTGTGTATATTTGTCCAGATTGTGATGGATATGAAATCAAAGACGAAAAATGTATCGTAATTGGCTCAGGTAATGTCGGAGCCAATGCGGCCTTGACTTTATTGTATTGGTCAAAAAAGCTTATTTATGTGAATCATGAGCGAAAAGAAGTGGATGAAAAACTCCTAAAACAGCTTAAAAAGGAAAATATTGAGTACTATGAACAGTCGATTGAACAAGTACAAGCGAAGGACAGCCAGTTTCAAGGTGTCACTTTAATAGATGGAACACAGTTAGTTTCGAACCACGGATTTGTCGCATTTGGAAACAATGAGGTTCGTTCGGAGCTAGCGGCTCAGCTTGGAGTAGAACGGATGGAAAATAAACATATTCTTGTTGACCCTCGTTCAAAAATGACGAATATCAAACATGTTTGGGCAGCAGGTGATGTGGTAGCCCATTCCGAGCAAGTAACAGTTGCCATGGGAGATGGGCTTCAAGCAGCGATTTTTATTCATAAATCATTGATGAATGAATCTTAA
- a CDS encoding ABC transporter ATP-binding protein, with protein MKKLFKYIFPYKYATIMALSLTGFELVVELIQPVLMAKIIDEGITNGDMFPVYLWGGILLLLSFIAFVAGIVNSFYSSHVGQAVGYDLRRDLFDKIQQFAFKDFQEIPTSSLITRLTNDVTQIQNFLFMSLRIALRAPLFILGGMIMAFTVNVKLATILLISVPLLMVIVLTLIRKGVTLFQLVQKKLDRVNSIIQENLVGIRLIKAFTRGPHEQGRFEKVNKLLREDNKKALQIMEMTMPILMFGMNVAMVIILWFGSLQLDIGGAQAGEIVAVLNYGTKIMFAFTVFSFVMMNYSRAQASSGRLVEILEQETDAEQLNTPSTGEKIDGRVEFHHVSFQYPQALKRTLDDISFTAEVGQRIGILGETGSGKTSLFQLIPRLFEVTEGHITIDDEDITKYEKEELRKQIGMVPQEAHLFTGTVKENIGWGKENATFDEIIEAAKKAEIHEFIMTLPHQYETMVGQRGVNLSGGQKQRLSIARAIVRQPRILLLDDSTSALDSKTEANILTSIKDQACTTFIIAQKISSVIKSDQILLLEEGMLVAKGTHEQLLKESDSYRRIYKSQMQKEMEQLA; from the coding sequence ATGAAGAAGCTTTTTAAGTACATATTTCCCTATAAATATGCCACGATAATGGCGTTATCACTTACCGGCTTTGAGTTGGTGGTTGAGCTGATACAGCCTGTCCTCATGGCTAAAATCATCGATGAGGGCATTACAAACGGAGACATGTTTCCCGTCTACCTTTGGGGCGGTATACTTTTACTTCTTTCTTTTATTGCCTTTGTTGCAGGAATAGTAAACTCCTTTTACTCCTCCCATGTAGGTCAAGCGGTCGGTTACGATCTTAGGAGAGACCTGTTTGATAAAATCCAACAATTTGCCTTTAAGGACTTTCAGGAAATTCCGACTTCGTCCTTAATTACGAGGCTGACAAACGATGTAACTCAAATACAGAACTTCCTCTTTATGAGTCTACGTATTGCGCTCCGAGCACCTTTGTTTATTCTGGGTGGAATGATTATGGCGTTCACGGTCAACGTGAAGCTTGCTACTATTCTGCTGATTTCCGTGCCTCTTTTAATGGTGATTGTTTTAACTCTAATTCGAAAGGGAGTCACTCTGTTTCAGCTTGTTCAAAAAAAGCTTGATAGAGTGAACAGTATCATTCAGGAAAATTTAGTAGGCATCCGTCTCATTAAAGCGTTTACAAGGGGACCCCATGAGCAGGGACGGTTTGAAAAAGTAAACAAGCTACTAAGAGAAGACAATAAAAAAGCCCTTCAAATTATGGAGATGACGATGCCCATTCTCATGTTTGGAATGAATGTTGCGATGGTGATCATTCTTTGGTTTGGTTCTCTTCAGCTGGATATCGGTGGGGCACAAGCAGGGGAAATCGTCGCTGTGCTTAATTATGGAACGAAAATTATGTTTGCTTTTACCGTTTTTTCATTTGTTATGATGAATTACTCTAGGGCACAAGCTTCATCGGGAAGGCTTGTTGAAATCCTTGAGCAAGAAACGGATGCTGAACAGCTGAACACTCCTTCAACAGGGGAAAAAATAGATGGACGGGTGGAGTTTCATCACGTGAGTTTTCAATATCCACAAGCGCTTAAACGAACACTTGATGATATTAGCTTTACGGCCGAGGTAGGTCAAAGAATTGGAATCTTAGGGGAAACAGGATCAGGAAAAACATCTTTGTTTCAGTTAATTCCTCGTTTGTTTGAAGTAACTGAAGGACATATTACGATTGATGATGAGGACATCACAAAGTATGAAAAGGAAGAACTGCGAAAGCAAATCGGAATGGTCCCGCAGGAAGCGCATTTATTTACGGGGACGGTAAAAGAAAATATTGGCTGGGGGAAGGAGAATGCCACTTTTGATGAGATTATAGAAGCTGCGAAAAAGGCAGAAATTCATGAGTTCATCATGACTCTTCCACACCAATATGAAACCATGGTTGGACAGCGTGGGGTGAATTTATCAGGTGGTCAAAAGCAACGGCTCTCCATTGCTCGGGCCATCGTAAGACAGCCAAGGATCTTGTTATTAGATGATAGTACGAGTGCGCTTGATTCCAAAACGGAGGCTAACATTCTAACCTCAATAAAGGACCAAGCCTGCACCACTTTTATCATAGCTCAAAAAATTAGCTCCGTAATAAAATCCGATCAAATCCTTCTCCTCGAAGAAGGTATGTTGGTCGCAAAAGGAACGCATGAACAATTGCTAAAAGAAAGCGACAGTTACCGTAGAATATACAAGTCCCAAATGCAAAAGGAGATGGAGCAGCTTGCATAA
- a CDS encoding UDP-glucose dehydrogenase family protein encodes MEITVCGTGYVGLVTGVCLAEIGHEVVCFDTDEQKINLLKEGICPIYEPGLEELLLKQLHGKRLHFSTDAKQAYKESDVIFLAVGTPEKEDGAADLTFIEQAVETIAQYIISHTIIVTKSTVPIGTNDRLQATFDEKGVSVDVVSNPEFLREGSGIYDTFHGDRIVIGSNHNEAKEIVEKIFQPLQIPIIHMSVRSAEMVKYASNTFLATKISFINEIAKLCEHTGANVEDVALGMGMDSRIGTPFLKAGIGFGGSCFPKDTKALENVASMYGYEFQILQSVIKVNEKQKSLLFEKAMDRMGTVEGKNVAVLGLSFKPNTDDIRDAPSIPLIDNLLEAGALVRAYDPVAHNHVKKRYKKAIHYSETIENAIDQADLVCIVTEWGEIKEFPLEKYKQMMREPLLIDGRNCYKLEEAQQADITYISIGREVVERKTPIFRY; translated from the coding sequence ATGGAAATTACCGTTTGCGGGACAGGGTATGTTGGATTGGTAACAGGTGTTTGCTTAGCTGAAATAGGGCATGAGGTGGTTTGTTTTGATACGGATGAACAAAAAATCAATCTTCTCAAAGAGGGCATTTGTCCGATTTATGAACCGGGGTTAGAAGAGTTACTGTTAAAGCAGCTTCACGGAAAAAGACTCCACTTTTCTACAGATGCAAAGCAAGCTTATAAGGAATCCGATGTAATTTTTCTAGCCGTTGGAACTCCAGAAAAAGAAGATGGAGCAGCAGACCTAACATTCATTGAACAAGCTGTAGAAACCATTGCACAGTATATCATTTCACATACAATCATCGTAACAAAAAGCACCGTCCCCATCGGTACCAATGACCGGCTCCAAGCAACATTTGACGAGAAAGGTGTTTCTGTCGATGTAGTCTCTAATCCAGAATTCCTAAGAGAAGGTTCTGGCATCTATGATACGTTTCACGGTGATCGGATTGTGATTGGTTCCAATCACAATGAAGCCAAGGAGATAGTAGAGAAAATCTTTCAACCTCTTCAAATTCCGATTATTCATATGAGTGTTCGAAGTGCGGAAATGGTTAAGTATGCATCCAATACCTTTTTAGCGACAAAGATATCGTTTATTAATGAAATAGCGAAGCTTTGTGAACATACAGGTGCAAACGTAGAGGATGTAGCGCTTGGAATGGGGATGGACAGTCGAATTGGAACGCCATTTTTAAAGGCGGGAATTGGTTTTGGCGGGTCCTGTTTTCCAAAGGATACAAAAGCATTAGAAAATGTGGCAAGTATGTACGGATACGAGTTTCAAATTCTCCAATCCGTGATAAAGGTGAATGAAAAGCAAAAGTCACTTCTTTTTGAAAAGGCAATGGATCGGATGGGGACGGTTGAAGGAAAAAACGTTGCTGTTTTGGGTCTTTCCTTTAAACCAAATACAGATGATATAAGGGATGCTCCCTCTATTCCGCTGATAGATAATTTGTTAGAGGCAGGGGCCCTTGTCCGAGCGTATGACCCGGTTGCTCACAATCATGTCAAAAAGAGATATAAAAAAGCAATCCACTATTCAGAAACGATTGAGAACGCTATAGACCAAGCTGATTTAGTATGTATCGTAACGGAGTGGGGAGAAATTAAAGAATTTCCACTCGAGAAGTACAAACAAATGATGCGAGAACCACTTCTTATCGACGGTCGAAATTGTTATAAGCTAGAAGAAGCGCAGCAAGCAGATATCACGTATATCTCCATCGGTCGAGAAGTAGTGGAGAGGAAAACACCTATATTTCGTTATTAA
- a CDS encoding TIGR04053 family radical SAM/SPASM domain-containing protein yields MHGKHVPVDYSQNPFIVIWEVTRACQLKCVHCRADAQLVPDPNELTHEEGIALIDEIYEMNNPMLVFSGGDCMMRDDLLELADYAVKKGMRVSMTPSATANVTKEKMRLAKQVGLSRWGFSLDGPTADIHDQFRGIPGSFDLTLEKVAYLRELNMPLQINTVISRYNYDHLEQMAKLMEELDVVMWYIFLLVPTGRGQVDDCLTPLEHEKVFRWLYDLSKNVPYDIKTTAAQHYRRVVLQQKMKEHKVATGRIRYEDTMTMDQDSIRDGLKRAPKGVNDGNGFIFVSHTGDVFPSGLLPIKVGNIRENRLEHIYRTSPVLKELRNPDLYKGKCGMCEYRHICGGSRSRAYAMTGDYLASEPFCVYVPQSLR; encoded by the coding sequence ATGCATGGGAAACATGTTCCTGTTGATTACAGCCAAAATCCGTTTATTGTCATCTGGGAAGTAACGAGAGCTTGTCAGCTTAAGTGTGTGCACTGTCGAGCGGACGCACAGTTGGTGCCAGATCCAAATGAGTTAACCCATGAGGAAGGGATCGCTTTAATTGACGAAATTTATGAAATGAACAACCCGATGCTTGTTTTTAGTGGTGGTGATTGCATGATGCGTGACGATCTACTGGAACTAGCAGATTATGCGGTTAAAAAAGGAATGCGTGTTTCTATGACTCCTAGTGCAACAGCCAATGTAACAAAGGAGAAGATGAGACTAGCGAAGCAAGTCGGTTTATCAAGATGGGGGTTTAGCTTGGATGGACCTACAGCAGATATTCATGACCAATTCCGCGGCATTCCCGGTTCGTTTGACTTAACACTTGAGAAAGTGGCGTACTTGCGTGAGCTAAACATGCCGCTACAAATCAACACAGTGATTTCACGGTACAATTACGATCATCTCGAGCAAATGGCCAAGTTAATGGAAGAGCTCGATGTGGTGATGTGGTATATCTTTTTACTTGTACCTACCGGAAGAGGCCAAGTGGATGATTGTTTAACGCCACTTGAACACGAAAAGGTATTTAGGTGGCTGTACGACTTAAGTAAAAACGTTCCTTACGATATAAAAACAACGGCAGCACAGCATTATCGGCGAGTGGTTCTTCAGCAAAAAATGAAAGAGCATAAAGTAGCAACTGGTCGTATTCGGTACGAAGATACGATGACGATGGATCAGGACAGTATCCGAGATGGTCTAAAGCGTGCGCCAAAGGGTGTAAATGATGGAAATGGGTTTATCTTTGTTTCTCATACGGGTGATGTGTTTCCAAGTGGATTGCTCCCAATAAAAGTCGGGAATATCCGTGAGAATCGGTTAGAGCATATTTATCGAACATCTCCAGTCTTAAAGGAACTTCGTAATCCAGACCTCTACAAAGGAAAATGTGGGATGTGTGAATATCGTCATATATGTGGAGGTTCCCGTTCTCGAGCATATGCTATGACAGGGGACTACTTAGCGAGTGAACCGTTTTGCGTGTATGTTCCACAAAGCTTACGATAG
- a CDS encoding ABC transporter ATP-binding protein: MHKPDTKPKAKNIKGTLLRVLGYANKEKVLLSWVLFMVIASSVFSLIGPYLLGVAVDDVIAGTNKERFLLLLFGIIIVFLLQSAALFFQNNWMIGIAQEIVFRMRNQLFKKLHMLPISFFQKRQHGELMSRLTNDMENVSRTLNSAIIQVVTSTLTIVGTIAMMLWLSPLLTVLTLTIVPVMFAGLKWITNRTGKFFKEQQKTLGDMNGFIEETLSGQKIVKMYSQERKVIDQFAEKNDALKESNYWAQTYSGFIPKLMNMLNNVSFAIIVGIGGILAIKGSVSIGVIVTFTTYSRQFTRPLNDLANQFNMILSAVAGAERVFQIVDEKEEQEDEGKAVSIDRLHGEIVFDQVGFSYDEGLATLRDVSFQARAGETVALVGPTGAGKTTVISLLARFYDSNQGTIWIDGRDSKEITRDSLRKQMGFVLQDSILFESTVRENIRFGRLAATDEEVIQAAKEANAHDFIMKLPNGYDTVLNGEGAGISHGQRQLLSIARALLADPALLILDEATSSIDTITEMKIIEALERLMKGRTTFVIAHRLNTIQNADLIVVLKDGQVIEKGSNKELLKQNGFYADLVRTQQQKAIM, from the coding sequence TTGCATAAACCTGACACAAAGCCAAAAGCAAAGAATATAAAAGGAACGCTGCTTAGGGTTCTTGGCTACGCAAACAAGGAAAAGGTACTGCTCTCTTGGGTTTTATTTATGGTGATTGCAAGTTCTGTTTTTTCCCTGATTGGACCCTATTTATTAGGAGTGGCGGTTGACGATGTGATCGCAGGAACCAATAAAGAACGCTTTTTGTTATTGTTATTTGGAATCATCATCGTCTTTCTATTGCAATCAGCGGCTCTTTTTTTTCAGAACAATTGGATGATTGGTATTGCCCAAGAAATTGTCTTCCGAATGAGAAACCAGCTCTTCAAGAAGCTACATATGCTCCCCATCTCTTTTTTCCAGAAGCGTCAGCATGGTGAGCTTATGAGTCGCTTAACGAATGATATGGAAAATGTCAGTCGAACATTAAATTCAGCCATTATTCAAGTGGTGACAAGTACGTTAACGATAGTAGGAACCATTGCCATGATGTTATGGCTGAGTCCTTTGTTAACGGTATTAACATTAACGATTGTCCCTGTCATGTTTGCCGGACTGAAATGGATTACGAACCGCACAGGGAAGTTTTTTAAGGAGCAGCAAAAAACGCTCGGCGATATGAATGGTTTCATTGAAGAAACACTGTCCGGGCAAAAAATAGTAAAAATGTACTCGCAGGAACGGAAAGTCATCGATCAGTTTGCGGAGAAAAACGATGCGTTGAAAGAATCAAACTATTGGGCTCAAACATACTCAGGTTTTATTCCAAAACTGATGAATATGCTAAACAATGTAAGCTTTGCAATCATTGTTGGAATTGGTGGAATTCTTGCGATTAAGGGCTCCGTGTCAATTGGTGTCATTGTTACCTTCACTACATACTCTAGGCAGTTCACGAGACCATTAAATGATCTCGCTAACCAGTTCAACATGATTTTGTCGGCTGTAGCTGGTGCGGAGCGTGTGTTTCAAATTGTGGATGAAAAAGAGGAACAGGAGGATGAAGGGAAGGCAGTATCGATTGATCGTTTGCATGGAGAGATTGTATTCGATCAGGTGGGCTTTTCCTATGATGAGGGCCTTGCGACATTAAGGGATGTGAGCTTCCAAGCAAGAGCTGGTGAGACGGTTGCCCTAGTTGGACCAACGGGAGCGGGCAAAACGACCGTAATCTCCTTGCTTGCTCGTTTCTACGACAGTAATCAGGGGACGATTTGGATTGATGGAAGAGACAGCAAGGAAATTACACGAGATAGCTTAAGAAAGCAAATGGGTTTTGTTTTACAAGATTCCATTCTTTTTGAATCAACCGTTCGGGAAAATATTCGCTTTGGTCGTCTAGCTGCTACGGACGAAGAGGTGATCCAGGCAGCCAAGGAAGCCAATGCGCATGACTTTATCATGAAGCTTCCAAATGGTTACGATACTGTGCTAAATGGGGAAGGGGCAGGAATTAGTCACGGGCAGCGGCAATTGTTATCCATTGCCCGTGCACTGCTAGCGGACCCAGCTCTGTTGATTCTAGACGAGGCGACAAGCAGTATTGATACGATTACGGAAATGAAAATTATTGAGGCGTTGGAAAGGCTCATGAAGGGCCGAACCACATTTGTGATTGCCCACCGCCTGAACACGATTCAAAATGCAGACCTAATTGTTGTGTTAAAGGATGGTCAAGTAATTGAAAAAGGCTCAAACAAAGAGCTACTGAAACAAAATGGATTTTATGCAGACTTAGTTCGTACGCAGCAACAAAAGGCAATCATGTGA